The sequence GGATTGGTTCAAGGATTTCTTGCAAGACATCATTTAGATAACGTTTAACTTTAACATCACCCAAACCACCAGCTTGATATTGTTCCTTTAATTGAGCAATTTTTTCTTTATCAGTACCAAAAGCATCAAGATAAGTAAAGACAGTGTTGCCTTCAATTTTTCCAGGGTCTTCAACATGAACGTGGTCTGGATCAGTGTACATAGACATAACTTTCTTAGTAACTTCATCCGCTGAATCAGATAGGTAAATACAATTACCTAGTGATTTACTCATCTTAGCATTGCCATCGATACCAGGTAGACGACCTTGTCCCTTAGGTGGGAAGTAGCCTTCTGGTTCTACCAAAGTATCAACGTTGTAAGTATTATTGAAAGTACGAACGATTTCACGAGCTTGTTCCATCATTGGTTCTTGATCGTCACCAACAGGAACTGTGTCAGCCTTGAAAGCTGTAATATCGGCAGTTTGGCTAACTGGATAAGTTAGGAATCCTGCGGGGATACTTTGTCCAAAACTCTTTTGTTTGATTTCTGTTTTAACAGTTGGATTTCTTTCCAAACGAGAAACCGTTACAAGATCTAGGTAATACATCGTTAATTCATTCAAAGCAGGAATTTGTGATTGTACTAAAATATTAGTTTTAGCAGGATCGATTCCAACTGAAAGATAATCCAAAGCAACTTGAATCAAACTATTACGAACTTTTTGAGGGTCACGGGCGTTATCAGTCAAAGCTTGCATATCAGCAATCATGATAAACATCTTGTACTTACCTTCATTTTGGAGCTTAACGCGGTTTTTCAATGAACCTAAATAATGTCCAATATGTAATTTTCCTGTGGGACGATCCCCAGTTAAAATAGTATTTGTTTTCATGTTTTCCTCCTGAATTAATTAATGCACAAAGATTTTTCTGGTGGTATAATGGCTCTCCACAATAAAAAAAGCGCCCTATTATTTATAATAATAGGACGCAAAAGCGTGGTGCCACCTGTCTTGTAGATTGCTCTACCGCTCAAAGTTATAAGGTGACTAACCATACCCACTTCCTAACTCAAGGTCGATAACTTTTGCAGCCGTGAAGTTATTCTCTGAACCAACTTACTTGAATTAGTACTAAAAAATGCTTATGCTTTAATGTACTCTAATTGCTATTAGCATAATTAAAAATCGACAAATTGTCAACGTGAGAGGGATTTTAATGACGATTAATCAATCAAAAGATGAAGAACAACAAAGAGTCAATTCAGTTGCTGAAAAAATCGACAACAAGATCAAACGAGTTGACCAAAGCATTGCCCAAGCTCATCAAGAAACCCATCGTATTTATCGCAATTACGGTGAAAATACCAAAGTTAATACTTTTGAAGTCGATGACCAAATGGAAACTAACGCTTCAGTTCAACAACAGAAGCAATTGGTTGCCTTGGCAGTCGAAAATGAAAATATTTTAAACGCTAACCGTCTCAAATTAGAGAATCTTCAAGGTTCCCCATATTTTGGACGAATCGATATCGTCGAAGATGGCGAAGAAGATACTCTCTATATTGGTACTTCTACGTTGCAAGATGATGACGGAAACTTCCTAATTTACGACTGGCGTGCTCCTATTTCCGGAATTTACTACAACGGAATGCTCGGCAAAGTGCACTACCAAACTCCTAATGGTAAGGCCGAAGTCGAACTAAAAAAGAAACGTCAATTCCAAATCGTTAAAAATAATATTCGTAATATGTTTGATACTAATGAAACTGTTGGTGATGAAATTCTCCAATCAGTCTTAAGTGAATACAGTGATGAATATTTAAAGAACATTGTTGCCACAATTCAACACGAACAAAATGTCATTATCCGTGACACTCGCTCCGACGTCTTATTAGTTCAAGGTGTAGCTGGATCTGGTAAAACCTCTGCCATTTTGCAACGTGTAGCTTACTTGCTTTATCATAGTCGTTCGACGATGAATGCCGACAATATTGTCTTGTTCTCCCCTAATAAATTATTCAGTAATTACATCTCTGAAGTCTTACCTAGTTTGGGTGAACGAAACATGCGTCAGGTTACTCTAAATGAATTTATTTCTTTACGACTAACTGGTGTTCAAGTAGAAACTCTATTTGAACGTTATGAAAAAGATGAACGCAATTTGCCTGAATCAACAGTTAAAATGCGACTTTACAAAGAAAGCGGCGACTTCTTAGATAAGTTGGCTGAACTTGAAGAAGATCATCCTGAACACATCTTGCATTTTGAAGATATTATCTTTGAAGGTAAACCTTTCTTTACTAAAGAAGAAATGGCCGAAATTTATGATTCAATCAATCACGCCTACCATATCACTGATCGTTTCTTAAAGACGAAAAATGCCTTGATCAAACGTCTCCAAAAAAGAATCCACGAAGATCGTAATGAAGATTGGGTTCAGGCTGAAATTGATAATTTATCCGATGAAGATTTCCAACAAATAATCACTGACCACAACATTGAAGAATCAACTAATCAACGTGAAATTATCGCCGAAGAATTTTTGAAAGAACGTTACGCACCAATTTATAACGCCCTCATCAATGACTATTTCTTTAATCCTTACAAGGAATACCTCTTCTTGCTCAACGAAATGGACCAAGATTTAGTTTCTGACAGCGTTTGGCAAACAATGATTGAAGCTATCGACAACAATATTGAAGCTCATAAATTAAACCTCAGTGATTCAATTGCCATCCTTTACTTACGCGATATCGTCACTGACGGCGGTGTTAATCATTCAATTCAACACATCTTCATTGATGAAGTGCAAGATTACACAATGGCTCAACTCAAATACATCTCCCACGCTTTTCCAAATGCCAAGATGACCTTGTTGGGTGACCGTGCCCAAGATGTATTAACTAGTTCTTATCGTCAAAAAGATCTTGTTACCGAAGTTAATGAACTATTCAGCAAAAAGCGTATCAACACTATTACGCTAAACCAAAGTTATCGTTCAACTGCTGAAATAACTAACTTTGCTACTAAACTCTTGCCAAATGGTGAAGAAATCAAAGCTTTTTCTCGTCAAGGTGAAGATCCCGTAATCAAGGTCTTTGACGATGACAATTACTACCAAGGTTTGAAAGAAACAGCTAAAGAACTCAATAAGAAATACGAAACAGTCGCTATCTTGACACGTAATCAAGCCCAAGCTGAACAAATTTACACCCACTTCAGTGATGAATCTATTATTACTTTAGTTGATGCTGACTTTCGTTCTATTCCTAAGGGAATCCTAGTCCTACCAATTTATTTGGCAAAGGGTTTGGAATTCGATGCTGTTATTGGACATGACGTCTCAGACCAAAACTATCCTGACAGTCGTAGTACTGATGTTCTTTATACTATCTGTACTCGAGCTATGCACAGTTTGACTTTATGTGTCGATGGTACGGTTTCACCATTATTAAGTAACGAATCTTCAGATTTGATTTCTGAACAATAATCTAAAAACTCCAATGAAATATCCTTATGTGGGTATCTCATTGGAGTTTTTTTC comes from Companilactobacillus pabuli and encodes:
- the trpS gene encoding tryptophan--tRNA ligase; its protein translation is MKTNTILTGDRPTGKLHIGHYLGSLKNRVKLQNEGKYKMFIMIADMQALTDNARDPQKVRNSLIQVALDYLSVGIDPAKTNILVQSQIPALNELTMYYLDLVTVSRLERNPTVKTEIKQKSFGQSIPAGFLTYPVSQTADITAFKADTVPVGDDQEPMMEQAREIVRTFNNTYNVDTLVEPEGYFPPKGQGRLPGIDGNAKMSKSLGNCIYLSDSADEVTKKVMSMYTDPDHVHVEDPGKIEGNTVFTYLDAFGTDKEKIAQLKEQYQAGGLGDVKVKRYLNDVLQEILEPIRNRRAEYEKDIPGVYDILKKGSDNANIVANQTLSEVRKAIGVNYFD
- the helD gene encoding RNA polymerase recycling motor HelD, whose product is MTINQSKDEEQQRVNSVAEKIDNKIKRVDQSIAQAHQETHRIYRNYGENTKVNTFEVDDQMETNASVQQQKQLVALAVENENILNANRLKLENLQGSPYFGRIDIVEDGEEDTLYIGTSTLQDDDGNFLIYDWRAPISGIYYNGMLGKVHYQTPNGKAEVELKKKRQFQIVKNNIRNMFDTNETVGDEILQSVLSEYSDEYLKNIVATIQHEQNVIIRDTRSDVLLVQGVAGSGKTSAILQRVAYLLYHSRSTMNADNIVLFSPNKLFSNYISEVLPSLGERNMRQVTLNEFISLRLTGVQVETLFERYEKDERNLPESTVKMRLYKESGDFLDKLAELEEDHPEHILHFEDIIFEGKPFFTKEEMAEIYDSINHAYHITDRFLKTKNALIKRLQKRIHEDRNEDWVQAEIDNLSDEDFQQIITDHNIEESTNQREIIAEEFLKERYAPIYNALINDYFFNPYKEYLFLLNEMDQDLVSDSVWQTMIEAIDNNIEAHKLNLSDSIAILYLRDIVTDGGVNHSIQHIFIDEVQDYTMAQLKYISHAFPNAKMTLLGDRAQDVLTSSYRQKDLVTEVNELFSKKRINTITLNQSYRSTAEITNFATKLLPNGEEIKAFSRQGEDPVIKVFDDDNYYQGLKETAKELNKKYETVAILTRNQAQAEQIYTHFSDESIITLVDADFRSIPKGILVLPIYLAKGLEFDAVIGHDVSDQNYPDSRSTDVLYTICTRAMHSLTLCVDGTVSPLLSNESSDLISEQ